The window TGGAAGAACTAACATTGCAGGCGAGTGGGGTCATCACGTATTACATCACGATGGTAATTTATGTTATTGTGGAAAAATGGGATGTGTGGAAACTTACATCAGTGGACCATCGTTGGAAAGAAGATGGACTGAAATGACTGGAAAATCTCAAACTCTTTCAGAAATCATATTTGATGTTGATACAGATGTTGGACAAAGATGGAAAGATGAATTTATAGAAAATTTTGGATTTGGTCTATCAAATGTAATTGATATCCTAGATCCTGACGCAATTGTTTTAGGTGGTGGTTTGTCAAATATTGATTTTTTGTATACTGATGGAAAAGAATCAATTTACAACAAAGTATTCTCAGATATGGTGGATACACCTATTCTGAAAAATAAACTGGGTGATTCTGCTGGGGTTTTTGGTGCATGTATGCTTTGATCTTTTTCATTTTGTGATATATTCATACATACCTACTTAATATAACCGTAAAAATCATTACATTTTTGTTTGATTGAAATATAAACTATAGAGAAATACACTTACAGCATTAGAATTTAATTTGGACATCCTTCCATTTTTGAAATGGAATAGCCATCTGTCATTATTTCAATTTCCATATCTTCTGGAACTGATTGTGTGTGACAAAACTTACATTCATTTGTAGTAACTATGACAGACTCTTCTCCGATAGATTTAAGCCACTCTTTTGCAAATGTAATTGCTTTTTCTGGATCACTTTTATCAGTCACTACATCAAAATGCATCGTATGTCCATCTTTTGCTTTTACATATGTATCAAAAACATGAAAATCCATAATCATCATAAGTTACTGGGGATATTTATTTTTAAAATCTTCTCAATAATCTTATTCACATCAGTATCTAACTCGCTGCTTATCAAAATTAATTTTGCTCCACCAAGAAACAGTTACTAGATAAATTTTAATATTTTGTTAATGCAAAAATTGACTTTCCAATTTTATTTGTATCATTTTTTAATATGTGTAGATCATCTATAAACTGACTATAATGAAGATATCTAAATTTTCTCTCTTGATAAATATCTTTAACACTGTTCTAATTTCTTACATAATTCGATAAAATCATACTCAAATATAACAAATATTCCTATCATGTTTTAAAATCTAACCATAGATTTTTTCATATCCTATATAGTTGCTATTGTGGTTCAATTGTTGCTGGAGGCTTACTTGAAATAGTATACGTGACCCAAGTAACATCCTCAATTTCGTTTGTTATTCTATTACTCATTTTTTCTAACAATTCATGTGATAATCTAGTCCAATCCGCAGTCATTGCATCCACAGAATCCACAACTCTAATCATAACTATGTTTCCGTATCTACGCTCATCTCCTACAACCCCTACTGCTCTGTCATCACCTACTGCTGCATATGCTTGCCATACTTTTTCATACAAATCAGCTTCCATTAATTCATCTTCAACAATTTTACTTGCTATTTTTGAAATATTTAGTTTTGTTGGAGTAACTTCTCCAATTATTCTAACCGCAAGACCTGGACCTGGAAATGGATGTCGCATGAAAAGTTTTTCTGGAACTCCAAGAATTTTTGCAATCTCTCTTACTTCATCTTTATATAACTCTCTTAATGGTTCTAATATTTCTAAATTGAGCCAATCTGGTAATCCTCCGACATTATGATGTGATTTTATTACTGAAGCAGGACCTTTTGAAACTCCGCTTTCAATAACATCCGGGTATAGTGTACCTTGAGCAAGCCATTTGAAGGGACCATTAGTTTCAGCAAATTTAGAAAAAACATGAATAAATTCTTCTCCTACTATCTTTCTTTTTCTTTCAGGATCTTCTATACCCTTGAGTTTTCCAAGAAATTCATCTACTGCGTTGATTGATGTAAAATCTACTTTAAAATTATCTTTAAACATCTCCTCAATTTCTTTTTCTTCATTTAGTCTTAACAAACCATTATTTACAAAAACACATTTGAGTCTGTTTCCAATTGCTTTATGAATAAGTAATGCAACCACTGTAGAATCAATTCCGCCACTCACTCCACAAAGTACATTACCATTTATTTTTGAAATTTTTTCTACAGCTGAATCTATGAACCCTTTCATAGTCCAATCTTGTTTTGCTCTACAAACTTTTAAAACAAAATTCTTAAGAATTTCAGTACCTTGTTCCGTGTGTACAACTTCTGGATGAAATTGAATTCCATAAATTGATTTTTCTTCTGATGCAATTGCAGCTGCTTTTGCATTTTCAGTATGTCCTATTACTTTGAATCCTTCTGGAATTTGTTCTGCTTCGTCACCATGACTCATCCATGCCCTAATCGATTTACTAACACCATTAAGCAAATCTTTATCATTGTCAATTGTAAGTAAAGACGAACCATATTCTTTGTTTGCTCTTTTCACTTTACCTCCAAATTTATTTACAATTAATTGATGTCCATAACAGATTCCAAGCAATGGTAAATTCATCTCAAATATTTTATCTTCTGGATTTGGAGCATCTATATTATAAACACTTGATGGCCCCCCAGAAAAAATTATTCCAGTAGGTTTGAGTTTTTGCAATTCATCATAACTAATATCATAAGGAACTAGTTCTGCATAAACAGAAAATTCTCTTATTCTTCTACAGATCAAATGGCTATATTGTGAACCAAAATCTAAAACTATAATCTTGTCCATATTCTTACTTGTTTATGTTTTCGAGCATACGTGTTAATGACCAGCCTGCTGTGTTGATTAACTCATTTACTCTTTCTTTCTGTCTATAATTTCTAATAATAATCTCTCTGATATTAACCCCATTTTTATTTACAATGTAATCAATTACTCTTTCTTTTTGAATTCTCCCATTTTCTGCTTCAGCAAAGTCTTTCTTTTTCATCTCTCCAATTATTCTATCCAAAAAAAATGATTTGAAAGGAGGTGTATCTGCATTAATTTCAATTTCATTATCTAAAACTATGGAAACTTGATCTGGTGTGACAAATGCTTTAGCTATAATCTTTCCATCATTTACCCTTTTAATTGGAATTGATTTTTCTACAGGAATTGATTTTTCTACATTTTTTTCAATAGATTCTATTTTTACTTCGCCTTCTTTAATCTCTAGTTGAGAAGCTTTTTTGAAACTAGATCCCTTTAGGAACAGATCTAAAACTGTAATGTTTTTCTCAAGCATCTCTATGGATTCATGATGTTTATCAATCTGATCCATTAAACTTTCTTTCAATGCGACAATATCTTTTACTTGCTCTTCTGAGAATCTCATATCTTATTTAATCAAGGATGGGTATTAAATGCATTCTAGGTAATTATAATATCTAATTCCTTGTATGATATTTTTTTAAATCCTTTAATTGGTTTTGATGTCGTGAATAATTCAGATTTTGTAATAGTTGAAAGCCATTCTAAAAGCGATTTTCCTCTTTTTAATTTCTTTAATTTCATTTTCCTTTCTGATTTCTTTGTTTTTGAAAATTTTCCTATCTGATCTCCAAAATCCATTCCAAATAAAATAATTCTTTTTGCATTATAATGACTTGCCAAAAAAACTCCTCTATCACCATCTGTAAATCCTCCAAAATTATGTATTTTATCAAACGGAATTGATTGAGTTGTTCCAAGACAATTTTTTATTTTTTTTACAAATTCTAATTTTTCTATATTATCTCCATGTGCATGTACAACAAAAATAGATTTTGTTTTTGCCATTTTTTTAAGTGTATTTTCGTCACCATCTAGATCTGTTATAATGATGTCTGGGATGATTCCATTTTCCACAAGTGGTTTAATTGAACTGTCTGCAGCAATTTTTATTGATTTTTTATAATTTTTTAATTTGGGAATTGCACTAGATAATGAAGGTCCTGAACCTATAACTAACACTATCTTATTCTTAACTAGATTCATAATCTTTTCATTAATGTCTGATTTTTTTAAAATTGAATTCAAAATAATAGCTGATTCTCTATCTCTTTTTTCATCATATGTAAATTCTTTTAAAATATCTGAATATCTCTTTTTCCAACCTAGAAGCATGATATGACTCAAATTGCATGACTTTCTGATAAACAATGTGGCTAAAATTGCAAATGTAACAGTTGGGAGCAAGTACCCTGTACGTATTATGGGTATTCTAAACACTAGCCCTGAATCATTTTTCAAAAAGTCTGTTAACACTAGCAAAATTTCTATAAAAAATACCGTAAAACAGATGGAAGATGAAGGTGCAGATTTTATTGATATTGGTGGAATGTCAACTGCTCCTTATCTGTCTACACTAGTATCAGAAAATGTTGAATCAAAAAGGATTTTAAATGCAATAAAAATAATCCAAAATTACACAAACCTTCCAATTTCTGTTGATACATGTAGATCTAAAGTTGCTAAAGATGCTTTAGAATTT of the Nitrosopumilus sp. genome contains:
- a CDS encoding DUF2024 family protein encodes the protein MDFHVFDTYVKAKDGHTMHFDVVTDKSDPEKAITFAKEWLKSIGEESVIVTTNECKFCHTQSVPEDMEIEIMTDGYSISKMEGCPN
- the guaA gene encoding glutamine-hydrolyzing GMP synthase, which produces MDKIIVLDFGSQYSHLICRRIREFSVYAELVPYDISYDELQKLKPTGIIFSGGPSSVYNIDAPNPEDKIFEMNLPLLGICYGHQLIVNKFGGKVKRANKEYGSSLLTIDNDKDLLNGVSKSIRAWMSHGDEAEQIPEGFKVIGHTENAKAAAIASEEKSIYGIQFHPEVVHTEQGTEILKNFVLKVCRAKQDWTMKGFIDSAVEKISKINGNVLCGVSGGIDSTVVALLIHKAIGNRLKCVFVNNGLLRLNEEKEIEEMFKDNFKVDFTSINAVDEFLGKLKGIEDPERKRKIVGEEFIHVFSKFAETNGPFKWLAQGTLYPDVIESGVSKGPASVIKSHHNVGGLPDWLNLEILEPLRELYKDEVREIAKILGVPEKLFMRHPFPGPGLAVRIIGEVTPTKLNISKIASKIVEDELMEADLYEKVWQAYAAVGDDRAVGVVGDERRYGNIVMIRVVDSVDAMTADWTRLSHELLEKMSNRITNEIEDVTWVTYTISSKPPATIEPQ
- a CDS encoding DUF115 domain-containing protein, with product MMLLGWKKRYSDILKEFTYDEKRDRESAIILNSILKKSDINEKIMNLVKNKIVLVIGSGPSLSSAIPKLKNYKKSIKIAADSSIKPLVENGIIPDIIITDLDGDENTLKKMAKTKSIFVVHAHGDNIEKLEFVKKIKNCLGTTQSIPFDKIHNFGGFTDGDRGVFLASHYNAKRIILFGMDFGDQIGKFSKTKKSERKMKLKKLKRGKSLLEWLSTITKSELFTTSKPIKGFKKISYKELDIIIT